From the Acidimicrobiales bacterium genome, the window GAAGCGACAGGTGCGAGATCACGGGCGAGCCGCCAGACCGTGCCCACGCTCGATGGCGTCGGCCAGCTTCTCGGTGCCCTCGGGCGACACGTTCGCCCATCGTGCGGGGTCCCACACTTCGATCCGACGCAGCGCGCCGGTCACCACGACCGCCCGGTCGAGACCGGCGATCTCGCGAAGGTGCGGCAGCAGGCGCACACGGCCCTGAGCATCGGGCACGACCTCGTCGGCCTGGCTCGCGAATGCCCGTAGCGCGTTGACGTTCACTTCGCCGGCAGCCACTCGCTCCTCGAGCGCATCGGCCATCCGGTCGAACTCGGCTGCCGGGAGAATCGCCAGGCAGTGGTCGAGCGGCGTCACGAACGCCCCTTCGGCCAACTTCGCACGAAACGAGGCCGGAAGGATGAGGCGACCCTTGTCGTCGAGCGTGTGCTCGAAGTTCCCGACGAATCGTGCGTTGCTTCCCGACATCGTCGCCACTGTGGTCCCCCTTTCCCCTCGGCACTCCCTGGCCCTCCATGTCGCTCCACACTACTCCCATTCACACCACATTCGCAAGCGTTTCCTCCACAGGGAGCGCGAACGAACGCACGTTCGGTGACATTCGCGCCCGCGGCGCGTCGCGGCCTGCGGTCGACCACGCAAGGTGTGAACCCCGGTCCGGGGCCGGATTCAGCGCAGACGAGCGAGCGCGTGGTCGACCGCGGCGACCACGTCGCGGCCGCCGATCCCGGCAACCCGGTCACGCCACGACCCACCGGCGAGCCCCGAGCCGGGGAGCGTCAACAGGCCGAACGTCGCCTCGGCGTCCCACCGACGATGGACGAGACACTGGAAGCGGGCCCACTCCCGCGTGCGCCGCTGGCTGATCCCGACCAGCTTCCGGCCCTCTGCCGTCACCTCTCCGGGGCCGAGGCCGGCGAAGCACACGTGCGGCGACCAGCTGGTCGACTCCATCGGACCGTGATGGGCCTCGAGCCCGATGATCCCGAGCCCGTCCAGGGCGTCGACCCACACCTCGGCGAGCCAGTCGGCGGCCCTGCTCACGTCGTCGACCCACAGCGGATCGCCTGCCGGAAGCCAGACATCGAGCCACACGTGCTCGTCGGGCACGAGGAGCACCGCTCCCCCGCCGCTGCGTCGACGCACCACCGAGATCCCACGCGATGCCGCGACGGCGGTGTCGACGTCACCCTCCGACTGGCTGCTCCCGAGCGCGACCGCGGGCGCATCGACGACCATCTCCTGCACGGTGCGCCGCCGGACCGACGGCGGTGTCGTCTCGTGCAGAACGGAGGCGGGACCGTGCCTCGTCTCCCATGTGAACACGGCCGCGGACGTCACGCGCTCCGACGGTCTGCGGTGAGGTACCGCGCCCACACATGCGGCACGGAGCCTGCGGCCACCTCGATCCATGTGCTCGGTGGCGGTGGCCCGGGCCGGCGGGTGAGCCGCATGGTGGTCTCCCCGAGGAGACGATCACGCTTGGTCCCGTTGCAGCGATGGCAGGCGGCGACGACATTGTCCCAGGTGTGCCCCCCACCACGACTGCGCGGCACCACATGGTCGACCGTCTCGGCGTGGACACCGCAGTACTGGCAGGTGTGCGCATCCCGCACGAGCACGCCACGACGGTTGGGAGCACGATGCGTCGGGTACGGCACGTGGACATAGCGGCTCAGACGCACCACCGACGGCTCGTCGAGCGCGAGACGTTCGGAGCGGATGCGCCGACCCGAGGCGTGGAGCAACTCGACCTTCTCGGCGAGGATCAGACACACCGCTCGGCGCGTGGGCACGACCGACAGCGGCTCGAACGTCGCATTGAGAACGAGTACCCCGGCCATCCGCAGAACCTACCGAACCGAGCGACGCCGGTTCTCGGCTTTGCACCACGACAACCAGGCGATCAGATCGTCGGGTTCGAGTGGATGGGCGGGATCGCCGTATTGCGTGGTTGCCCGAAACGCGAGCATCGCAGGATCGGGCACGGGAAGGAAGGGCCGGCGTCGCCACCAGCCGTCGGGGATCATCCGCCGGAACTGGACGAGAGCGGTGACCCAGAGGCCGGGTTCGCGCACGACGGCGGCGGCGGCCCGGCGAACCTCACCCATCGATCGTCGCATCCGTCTCGTTGCCCAGCACATCGATGCCCAGGCCGACGAAGCCGACCGCCGCCGCCCCCACCAGTGGCCCGTCGGCGCCGAGCGCGGCCGGCCGGATCACGGTGCCCATCGAGTGCTGAAGTGTCGCAACTCGATCGATCTCCGCCTGCGCCGCGGCGAAGAAGATCTCGCCATAGCCGAGGGCGACCGAACCGGCGACCACGGCGAGTTGGAGGTCGAGCAGGTTCGCGACCGAACCGACCGCTCGGCCGACCATCGTGCCGGCGCGGATCCGTTCGTCGTCGTCGGCCTCCTCGGCGGGCGCACCGGTTCGAAAGGCGATACCCGTCCCGCTCGCCTCGGCCTCGAGCACGCCCTGCACGTGGCCGGGCAGCGACGTGCCGTTCGGCTCCACCACCATGTGACCGATGTGACCGGCATTGCCCTCGTTGCCATCGAGGAGGCGACCATCGAGCACGATGCCGCCACCCACACCGGTCGAGACGACCATCCCGATGTAGTTGCGCACGCCCCGCGCCGCGCCCTTCCAGCCCTCGGCCAGTGCCAGTGCCTTCGCGTCGTTGTCGACGAAGGTCGGGAGTCCGGTGAGGTCGGCGATCCGACCGTGGAGGGGAAAGTCCCGCCAGGCGGTGATGTTGAGCGGCGACACCGCCACGCCGCCCGCCCGCATCGGACCCCCGGACCCGACGCCGCACACGTCGACACCCGAGAGGTCGATTCCGGCGATCAGCCCGGCCAGACGGTCGAACAACTCCTCGCCGTCGGTGGCACCGGTCGACGCGACCCGCGCCCGGTCGCGTACCCGTCCGTCGATCCCGACTAGGGCCACCTCGAACTTGGTGCCTCCGATGTCGATCGCGAGCGCGGTGTCGGGAACGTCTGCTGCCACCCGCTCAACATACGGCCTCACGCCATCGCGGTGGTGTCCCGCCGCCCGCACCACCACGATTCGTCCTACGCTCTACGCCGACACGACCGCGTGCGGAGGCTCTGTGACGACAACCGATGAACACCCCGAGGCGGCCCGGGGCGGCCACGCGACCTCCCACGGCGCCTGCGAAGGGTTCGCCGAACGGTTCACATCGATTCGTCACAACGTCGAACGCGTCGTGCGGGGAAAGACCGACGTGATCCACCTGATGGTGCTCGCGCTCGTGTGCGACGGGCATGTGTTGGTCGAGGATGTGCCCGGCGTGGGGAAGACCAGCCTGGGAAAGGCGTTGGCCCGCAGCGTCGACGGCAAGTTCGGCCGCGTGCAGTTCACCCCCGACCTCCTGCCGACCGACGTCACCGGGGTGTCGGTGTGGAATCGTTCGCAGGACGCGTTCGAGTTCCGTCCCGGCCCGATCTTCTCCGATGTCCTGCTCGCCGACGAGATCAATCGGGCCTCGCCGAAGACCCAGTCGGCCCTGCTCGAGGCGATGGCCGAGCGACAGGTCACCTCCGACGGCGTGACCCACCTCCTCGGATCACCGTTCATGGTCATCGCCACACAGAACCCGATCGAGCACGAGGGCACGTATGCATTGCCCGAAGCCCAACTCGATCGGTTCCTGATGCGGCTCAGCATCGGCTATCCCGCCCGCGAGGCCGAGGCGACCATTCTCGAATCCCAGGGCGGGACCACACATCTTGCCGACACGCTTCCGCCGGTCGTGACCGCAGCAGAAGTTTGCGAGATGTCGGAGTCGGTCGAGAACGTCTATGTCGCTCCGGCGTTGCGTTCGTACCTGCTCGACCTCGCCGAGGCGACCCGTCGGCACGGCTCATTGTCGCTCGGCCTCTCCCCGCGCGGGGTACTCGCCCTTCAGCGCGTGGCCCGGGCCCAGGCCGCGTCGCAGGGGCGGACCTATGCGACACCCGACGACGTGAAGGCACTCGCTCGCGTCGTGATGCCGCACCGCCTCCTCGTGACCCCGGAGGTCCGCATGCGCGGTGTGAAACCCTCCGACATCGTCGCCGAGATTCTCGACGGCGTGCCCGTGCCGCGGCCCGAGTCGAGCTGACATGCCGACCCGGGCCGGCTGGGGGGTGCTGACCGCGGGGATCGTGATGCTCCTCGCGGGCCGCATCGTCGGCGGGCTCGAATTCATGGTTCCGGGCGCTGCCGCGATCCTCGCGGTGGTCGGGGCCGTCGTGGTGCGGCGCCTCCGCCCGTCCCGCATCGCGATCGCGAAGCAGCTCACCCCGCCGCGCGTGCCGGCGGGCGACCCGGCCCGCGTCGATCTCGAGATCATCAATCGCTCGAAGCATCGGTCACCCTTGCTGCGGCTCCACGACGAGGTCACCGGCACCCGCGGCGTCCAGCTCTCCATCGCCTCCCTGCCCGGCGAGGGATCGGCCCGGGGCGCCTACCGGCTGCCGACGACCCGCCGGGGGGTTCTCGCATTGGGACCGACCCGGATCGACGACGTCGACCCGCTCGGCCTGGCCCGACGATCACACGTGCTCGAGTCGACGGTTCGCCTGATCGTGCACCCGCTGATCGAGGCGATTCCCGTCCGCCGGGTGCCGTCCGGCGACGACCCTCTGCTCGGCGAAGAACTCCGGCGCTCGTTGGGCCTGAGTGACGAAGAGTTCGACGGACTCCGCCCGTACTCCCCGGGCGACGACCTTCGCCGGATCCACTGGGCCTCGTCGGCACGGCAGGACGAGCTGCAGGTTCGTCAGTTCCGACCGCCGCGCCACGGGCGACTGACGGTCGCGATCGACACCCGCCCGCCGGGCGACTCGCCCGAGGCACTCGACATCACCACCTCGATCGCCGCGTCGATCACTGCCTCGGTGCTCGCGGCGGGCGACGCCACCCGGGTCGAGACCACCGATGGCCGATCGACTCCCCTCGTCCACGGCAACGCCCAGCTCGATCACATCCTCGAGTTCCTGGCCCTGCTCGAGGACGGCAGCCCCACGGTCCATCCGGCGGTGCCGACCGATGCCGGGACCGTCGTGGTCGTCACCACCGACGCCACGATCGCCGCCGACCGGGCCGCCCGCCAGACGTTGGCCCAACGGCTCCGGGCCCGAATCGTGATCACGTGCGATGCCACGGCGTGGGGTTCGGCGGACACCGGCCACTCGTCGGGCGACTGGATCCATCTCACCGGCCCCGGCCAGCTCGCCGCGCTCTGGCGACTCGAGCACCACCGCAGCGCGGCCACCCTCTGATGTCGCTGCGTCGCAACGTTCTCCTCGCCGCCGAGATCGCCCTGGTCGCCTTGACGATCGTCGCCTCGATCTCGCTCGAGCGGCTGTTCGCCGACACGTCGTTCCTGCGCGACCTGCTGATCCTCGCGGTCGGCTCCCATACCGTCGCCGCCGTTTGCCGTCGGGCCCAGCTGTCGATGATCTGGGCGACGGTGATCAGCGGCCTCTCGCTGGTCGTGCTCGCGACGGCGGTCTTCTATCCCGACAACTCGGCGCTCGTGTTCCCGACGGCGGAGACGCTGCGCCTGCTCGGCGACGATCTTCGCGAGGCCTGGCGGGTCTTCGGCGAAGACGCCGCCCCGGTACCGCCGCTGCGGGGGTTCCTCGTGACCACGTCGGTGCTCACCTGGTACGGCGTGTTCCTCGCCGACTGGGCCGCGTTTCGGCTGCGCTCGCCGCTGGAGGCCGTGGCGCCGGCCACGGCATTGTTCGTCTTCGCGTCGCTGATGGGCGTCGACCGCAACGAGATCGCCCACGGCATGCTCTTCGCCGGCGGAGTGTTGGCGGTGTTGCTCACCATGCGGGCGGAGCGGCAGGTCCGTGAGGAGGTGTGGGTCGCCGGCGGAGCCTCCGCCGGCGTGCAGTCGACGCTGCGGATCGGCGGGGCCGCCGGCGTCGTCGTCGTGATCCTCGCCGCCCTCGTCGCACCGCAGGTCCCGGGGGCGACGGCGCAACCCCTCATCGACATCACCAGCATCAATGACGGCCCGGAGACCCGCTCGGTGTTGAGCCCGCTCGTCGAGGTTTCCGCGTCATTGGTGAACCAGCGTGACGTCGAGCTGTTCTCGGTGCGGGTCGACCGCGACCGACAGGACTACTGGCGCATGATGGCGCTCACGAGATTCGAGGACGAGATCTGGCGCCGGAGCTCGAACTTCGACGAGGCCCGTGGTGCCGTCGACAGCAACATCGATGCGACCGTCCCGACCAACCCGGTGATCCAGGAGTTCACGATCACCGGACTCGGCAACATCTATCTGCCGGCCGCCTACGAACTGAGCGAGGTCATCGACAACGGCGGCATCGACCTCGAGTACGAAGTGGCCACCGGCGCCCTCGTGGTCGAGCGGGGGCTCGACCAGATTCCCCGGGGTCTCACCTACACCGTCGAGTCACAGGTCCCCGACTACTCCCCCGGCGATCTTCCGGCCGACGCCACCGAGGGGCTGAGCCGGGGCTTCGTCGAGGAGCACACCCAACTCCCGCCATCGTGCGCCACCGGCGAGTCGACGCTCGACACGGGGTGCTGGCCGACCGAGGTGAGTGATCTGGCCGCCGAGATCGTGGCGGACGCCACCACCGACTACGAGCGGGTGCGTGCCCTCCAGAGCTTCTTCCTCGACCCGGCCCGCTTCACCTACGACATCGACGTGGCGTTGCGTCACGACATCAACTCCATGACCGAGTTCCTCGACCGCGGGCGCGGCTATTGCGAACAGTTCGCCTCCACGTTCGCGGCGATGGCCCGCTCCCTGGGGATCCCGTCCCGCGTGGCGGTCGGGTTCACGTGGGGCGAGTGGAGCCCCACCCGCAACGAGTTCGTGGTGCGGGGGGAGCACGCCCACGCGTGGCCCGAGATCTACTTCGCCGGTGTCGGCTGGGTGATCTTCGATCCGACACCCGGTCGCAGCCGCGGCCTCGACGGCGACATCACCGGCCTCGACACGCCCCAGCAGACGGGCCCCCAGGACGATCCGAGCTTCGTCGACGAGACCCCGACGACCACCACCGAGCCGGCGACACCCGACCCGAACGCAGGGGACTTCGGCCTTCCCCCCCGCAGCACCACCACGCTCGCTCCGAACACCGCAGCCGGCGCCGGTCCGGCGGCCACCCCGCCCGGCGACAGCGGCGGCTCGTTCCCCGCGGCCGTCGCCGCGGTCCTCCTCGGCATCGTCGCGCTCGTCGGGTTCGTCCCTGCGGTGCAGTTCCTGCGTCGACGTCGCCGACTCGGTCTCGTCGCCGCCGACCCCGTCGGGCGCGGCGAAGTCGCCTGGGACGACGCCGTCGGGGCGTTGCGCCTGCTCGGACTCACCGGCTCCCCCGATCAGACCCCGCACGAGTTCGCGTCGATGGCCGAATCGCGGCGCCGCGAGATCGGTCCGATCCGGCTCCTGGCGGATCAGGTCACCGCATTGCGCTACTCCGAGGGGGCCGACGCCGTCACCCACGCACTCGCGGCGCAGGAGTCGGCGGCCGAGATCGTGGGCCGCTGCCGACGCCAGGTGGGTCGGACCCGCCTGCTCGGCGAGGCACTCGATCCCCGCACACTTCTCAGACCGGCTCCGGCGCCGCTGTCGCTGCGGGCGGCGGGAGGCTGATCAGTCGAGATCGTCGGGCCGCTGGAACCGCTCGCGCATCCGCGAGCCCGCACCGCCGAGCGCATCGCCGAACCCGCCGCCGCGAAAACTCTGCGTCATCTGCTCGAGGCCGACCCGGCCCAGCTTGCGGGCGTTGTTCTCGAACCAGAGCAGGCTGGCGAGCATCAAGAGGAAACCCCCGAAGGCGAGAATGAACGAGGTCGACAGCAACGCCACCATCAACACGGCGCCGACGACGAACCCGAGCGACGCCCACTTCAGGTTGCGGAACGCGTGGGTGTAGACGGTCGTCTGCGCGACCTCGCGAGCGAGCGCGGGATCGGACTCATACAAGTGATCTTCGATCTCGCTGAGGATGCGTTGTTCGTCCTCGGAAAGCGGCACCGACCTACTCCTCCAGCCCTGACCTTCTGGCGTCCAGTGTCGCACAGCGCCCACCCTTGGACAACGCGCGTGCCCGTTCGATTTCCCGAATCCTCGAATCGGGTTCGCGCGCAGCACGTCGGATGATCACGATGCCGACGTCGTCCCCGGTCCCCATTGCTGCTGTCCGACCTCGAACCGGCGGAGTCCCTCGCCCTTCGCGGCGAGCGCTGCCGGCCCGATCGCGCTCGAACCGAACCTCTCCCGTATCTCGTCGACGACGCTGTCGGCGTCACTCCAGGCCGGACCGGCCACCTCGTCGAGGGTCAACTGCCGAACGGATCCGTCGACCAGTTGCGACAGGCTCACGCCGAGCAGGCGAACCCCCGGGGTCGGGTCGAGCCGGCGAAGCATGGCCTCGGCCTCGATGCCGATGGCTCGGGCGCCGTCGAGCGGTTCGGGCGTCGTGACGGAGCGGGTGATCGTCGTGAAGTCGGCGAACCGGACCTTGATGGTCACCGTTCGGCCCATCACGGCGGCGGAGCGAAGCCGACCTGCCACGGCGTCCGCCATCCGCATCAGTTGGGGACGCAGGTCGTCGTGGGTGCACAGGTCACGGGCGAACGTCTCCTCGTGTCCGATCGACTTCAGTTCCTGATCGACCACCACCGGTCGGTCGTCGCGCGCCTGCGCCAGTGCGTGGAGATGGGCACCGGCCGCCTTTCCGACACTCGCCTCGATCCGGCGACGGGGTTGGGCAGCGAGGTCGCCGACCGTCTCGATCCCCAGGCTCGAGAGACGACGCCCTGTCGCAGGGCCGACCCCCCAGAGATCACGCACCGGCATCGGATGCAGGAAGTCGAGTTCGGAACCCGGCTCGACGACGTGGACACCGGAGCCGAAGACGGGACCGCGCCGCGATGCCGTCGGCTTCGCCCGCTCGGTCGCCAACTTGGCGAGGAACTTGTTGGTGGCGACGCCGACCGAGCAGGTCAGATGCTGCTCAGCCAGCACCCGCGCCCTGATGGCCGCCGCGATCTCGGCCGCGCGCTCCTCCCCGTGCAGGGCGCCGCGCACATCCAGGAAGGCCTCGTCGAGCGACAGGGGTTCGACCCACGGCGTGACGTCGCGCAGGATCGTCATGACCTCACGGCTGACCTCGGCATAGTGCGCGTGGTCGCCGGGAAGGAACACCGCATGGGGGCACAGCCGGCGAGCCCTCGTCGACGGCATCGCCGAACGGATCCCGAAGACGCGCGCCTCGTAGCTCGCAGCGGCGACGACGCCGCGATCGCCGGTGCCTCCGACCACAACCGGCTGACCCCGCAGCTCGGGCCGCCTCCGGAGCTCGATGGACGCGAAGAATGCGTCCATGTCGACATGGATGAAACCGAGTGTGCCGTCGGGCGGGCGACCGGCCGTGCTCACGGCTGGATGCGTTCGGCGGACATCTCGGCGGGCACCCGTCCGAGCGCTCGGTACGCGAAGTGTCGGCTCTCTCGCCATGGTTCCGCGATCCAGCGACGCATCGGCTCGGCGACCCAGGGCGGGCTGGCGCCGAGGCGGTCGTGGACCGTCGCCGCGTCGAGGAAGTCGGCCTCGATCACGATGCCGTCCGGATCGTCGACGACGATGTCGCCGAGGTAGGCCTCGGCGAGATGCACCTCGACCTCGAGGTGCATCTCCAGATCGACGAAGTGCACCTCGGTCGTCCAGCACAACTGTGACCAGGTGGCGACGGCCAGACCGGTCTCCTCTTCCACTTCGCGGCTCAGCGCGCCGAGCAGCGTCTCGCCGGCATCGACGACACCGCCCGGCGTCGACCAGTCGATCCGGCCGTCGCGACGACGGTTGGCGACGAGAAGGAGACCGTCGTCGTTGGTGATCAGGCCGCCGGCCACCTTCCATTGCCGCATGCCCTCAGCATGCCAGCCACAGCCCCGCCGGGGGCGTTCAGCTGTCCGCGTTGAACTCCACCGCGCCACCGGCGCCGAGTTCGGTCTGCACCGGCGCGATCTCGATGGCGGGCGTCGAGATGCGAGCGGCGCCGAGTTCGGTCGACACCCCGACCGGCGCCGCGGGCGGCGCGTCCCGGTCGGCGACGAGGACCAGTGTCCCCATACCGGTCGCGGCGATGACGACGCCGACGAGCGGAAGCAGCAGCTGGCGCCGAATCCGCCGCTGGTCGGCCGCGACGTCGGACCCTGAGTTCATGAGGCGGCGGAGTCGGGCATCGACGTCGTCGCCGGCGAGGGACAGGGCGACGGACAGCACGTCGACGTCGACATCGCGCAGCTGCAACGGTGTGCCGACCGACAGATCCCGCAGGCGGTAGACGAGTGCCAGGTAGCGGGTCAGGATCGCGTCGGGTCCGAAGCTCGGGTCGACGTCGATGTCGGTGCGGTTGACGGCGATGCGCCCCTCGTCCAGGTCGATGACCAGCTGCGAGCGTTCGGGTACCAGTCCGGCGCCGGCGATGCCGTAGGCGTCGACCAGGGCGGCCAGCATCGGCTCGTCGAGATCCCGACGACCGTGCTCGACGTCGTCCAACTCCACGACCGAGAGGCCTGCCCCCGACGCGAGATCGGCCAACTCCCGACCCGCGGCCAGGCGAGCCTGGCGGAGCAGAGCGCCGAGACGGCGCGGCGGAACGAGACTCGTGGTCGTGCTCATACCCTCACGGGTCGGCAGTCAGCGGCGGAATCTGAGCAGGCGGTCGCGCACGCCCCACCAGGTGACGAGCACGAGTGCCTCGACCACGATCCGGCTCGACATCTTCGAGGTGCCACGCACCCGGTCGACGAACTGGATCGGCACTTCCTCGACCGTGCCGCCGCTCTGCAGCACGCGATGGGCCATCTCGATCTGGAAGCCGTAGCCGTCGGCGCGCACCGTCTGGAAGTCGATCTTCGCGAGGGCGCTCGAGGCGTAGGCCCGAAAGCCGCTCGTCGCATCGTTCACACCGATTCCGAGCACGCGGGATGCGTAGCGGTTGCCCCATTTCGACAATGCACGACGATGCCACTTCCAGTCGGGAATGGACCCACCTGCGATGTAGCGGCTGCCGATCGCCAGGTCGGCGCCCGCCTCGACCGCGGCGAGCAGCGACGGCAGCGCCGCGGGATCGTGCTGGAGGTCGCTGTCCATCTCGACCATCACGTCGAAGCCGTGGATCAGGCCGTGGCGGAAGCCGTCGCGATACGCGGACCCCAGACCGGACTTCGACGGTCGCCGCATGACTTCGACATTGCCGATCTCGGCATCCATCGACTCGGCGATGTCGGCGGTGCCGTCGGGCGAGCCATCGTCCACCACGAGCACGCTGGCATCGGGGCATGCGGCGCGCAGCAGGCGAAGCACCTCCCGGATGTTCGCCGCCTCGTCGTATGTGGGAAGAACTACCAGGGCACGCACCGCCGGGAACTCTATCCTGGGGCACCGGAGGGGCGCGCCGCCTCGGTCCGTGCCGTCTCGCGTCGGTAGGCTGCGGCCGTGGCTTCCTCCTCCCCCAACCCGTCGACCGCCGGGTCACCACAGACCGCCGCGCCACCGCTGCTGGCTCGGGTCCTCGCGATCATCTCGATCCTCATCGGCGGACTGTGCGGCGGCCTGATCGGCTTCGCGGTGACCGACGTGTCGTGCACCGACGGGTGCACGACGACCGCCGGCGTCGTCGGATTCGCGAGCGCGATCGGCTGTGCGCTCGGGGTCGCCGTCGTGGCCGTGCTCGCGCTACGAGCAATGGCCGAGTGGGACGAGAAGGAAACCCGCCGCCGAGCCCACGAAGAATGAGCGCCCGCCCCGACGAGCCGCTCGCGCACGGGTTGCTCGCGCTCGCGGATCGTGCCATCGACCTGGTGGTACCCGGCCTCCGCGAGGCCCTCCACACGATGGACCTCGATGCCGGCACGAAGTCGAGCCAGACCGACCTCGTGACCGAGTTCGACACCTGGTCCGAACGCACGATCGTCGATGCGATCACCGCGGCTCGACCCGACGACGGCTTTCTCGGCGAGGAAGGCGCCCGCGTCGAGGGGTCGACCGGCGTCGTCTGGCTCATCGACCCGATCGACGGGACGACCAATTTCGTCTACGACCTCCCGGGCTGCTCCGTGTCGATCGCCGCGTCGGTCGACGGTGTGATGACGGTCGGTGCGGTCCACGACCTGGTACGCGACGAGCGCTTCCGGGCGACGCTGGGCGGTGGCGCGACCCGCAACCACGAACCGATCGCCGTGAGCCGGCGGCGCGACCTCGCGACCTCTCTCGTCGCGACCGGCTTCTCCTACGACGCCGACCGTCGCAGAGCCCAGGCCGCCGCCCTCACGATCCTGCTTCCCCAGGTGCGCGACATCCGCCGTCTCGGCGGTGCCGCCGTCGACCTCTGCGCGCTGGCGTGCGGACGTGTCGACGCGTACTACGAGCGAGGACTGCAACCGTGGGACTCGGCCGCCGGGGCCCTGATCGCCACCGAGGCCGGCGCGGTGCTCGAGGATCGATCCGCCCTCGACGGCGCTCTGGTCGGCGCGGCACCGGGCATCTCCGAAGATTTCTTTTTGCTCGTTGATGCGGCAGGAGGCCACACCGCCTGAGCCGATTCGC encodes:
- a CDS encoding polyprenol monophosphomannose synthase, with protein sequence MRALVVLPTYDEAANIREVLRLLRAACPDASVLVVDDGSPDGTADIAESMDAEIGNVEVMRRPSKSGLGSAYRDGFRHGLIHGFDVMVEMDSDLQHDPAALPSLLAAVEAGADLAIGSRYIAGGSIPDWKWHRRALSKWGNRYASRVLGIGVNDATSGFRAYASSALAKIDFQTVRADGYGFQIEMAHRVLQSGGTVEEVPIQFVDRVRGTSKMSSRIVVEALVLVTWWGVRDRLLRFRR
- a CDS encoding inositol monophosphatase family protein; its protein translation is MSARPDEPLAHGLLALADRAIDLVVPGLREALHTMDLDAGTKSSQTDLVTEFDTWSERTIVDAITAARPDDGFLGEEGARVEGSTGVVWLIDPIDGTTNFVYDLPGCSVSIAASVDGVMTVGAVHDLVRDERFRATLGGGATRNHEPIAVSRRRDLATSLVATGFSYDADRRRAQAAALTILLPQVRDIRRLGGAAVDLCALACGRVDAYYERGLQPWDSAAGALIATEAGAVLEDRSALDGALVGAAPGISEDFFLLVDAAGGHTA